A single region of the Corallococcus caeni genome encodes:
- a CDS encoding dipeptide epimerase, producing MRPTLITHVAFEALHLPLTEPFAIATGAQHAAENVLVRIMLADGTVGLGEAAPFTAVSGETQASTLAALEPVRGLLVGRDVQAWRPASESLGDALALAPSARCGVEMALLDALARHHRIPLHAFFGGVGTALDIDMTVTAGDVAHAVASTRAILGRGIDTLKVKVGALDPDADAARLVAIHQEAPKARLFADANGGYDVAEALAFLKELERAEVPLALFEQPVPPSDFAGLAEVTRRSKVPVCADESARSVKDVLRLIRENACHGINIKTMKCGMVEAVTMWSLARAAGLELMVGGMVESVLAMSASAHLAAGLGGFTYADLDTPLFIASHPFQGGATYAGARLTLDADAPGHGVTLR from the coding sequence ATGCGCCCTACCCTCATCACGCACGTCGCGTTCGAAGCCCTGCACCTGCCCCTGACGGAGCCGTTCGCCATCGCCACCGGCGCGCAGCACGCGGCGGAGAACGTGCTCGTGCGAATCATGCTCGCGGACGGCACGGTGGGGCTGGGAGAGGCGGCGCCCTTCACCGCGGTGAGCGGGGAGACGCAAGCCAGCACGCTCGCCGCGCTGGAGCCGGTGCGCGGGCTGCTGGTGGGTCGGGACGTCCAGGCGTGGCGGCCGGCGTCGGAGTCGTTGGGGGACGCGCTCGCGCTGGCGCCCTCCGCGCGGTGTGGCGTGGAGATGGCGCTGCTGGACGCGCTCGCGCGGCACCACCGGATTCCGCTGCACGCCTTCTTCGGCGGGGTGGGGACGGCGCTGGACATCGACATGACGGTCACGGCCGGGGACGTGGCGCACGCGGTGGCGTCCACGCGGGCCATCCTGGGGCGGGGCATCGACACGTTGAAGGTGAAGGTCGGCGCGTTGGATCCGGACGCGGACGCGGCGCGGCTCGTGGCCATCCACCAGGAGGCCCCGAAGGCGCGCCTCTTCGCGGACGCGAACGGGGGCTACGACGTGGCGGAGGCGCTGGCGTTCCTCAAGGAGCTGGAGCGCGCGGAGGTGCCGCTGGCGCTGTTCGAGCAGCCGGTGCCGCCCTCCGACTTCGCGGGGCTCGCGGAGGTGACGCGCCGCTCGAAGGTGCCGGTGTGCGCGGATGAATCCGCGCGCTCGGTGAAGGACGTGCTGCGGCTCATCCGTGAGAACGCCTGCCACGGCATCAACATCAAGACGATGAAGTGCGGGATGGTGGAGGCGGTGACGATGTGGAGCCTCGCCCGCGCGGCGGGGCTGGAGCTGATGGTGGGCGGCATGGTGGAGAGCGTGCTCGCGATGAGCGCGTCCGCGCACCTGGCGGCGGGGCTGGGCGGCTTCACCTATGCGGACCTGGACACGCCGCTGTTCATCGCGAGCCACCCGTTCCAGGGTGGCGCGACGTACGCGGGCGCGCGGCTGACGCTGGACGCGGACGCGCCGGGGCACGGCGTCACGCTGCGCTGA
- a CDS encoding ATP-binding protein: MALPLPDSLLAALEEAEREHPEACMVLRAVRSNSGSILDFEWLWANPAAARALGRVPEFLPGRRLGEVSSKDGIAGRMDLLRQVVESGRLHADHFTEGDILMQGTAVPLRRDGVLLRLRDITSSQRVEEGLRETLDWVRDVLESMPDVFFTVDTDWRITYVNRNAAALTGRTPETLFRRVLWDACPELCGTPFERALREVAAEESYRLFELRTGRDRWHDVHVWSSGRNISTYARDITDKKRVQAERDALLARERSGRLEAEALAQRRTHELMAARERLVQSEKLAMAGQLAAGVGHEINNPLSYVTGNLQFAVEQLTPLARRPDAGPGAQGALNEALEALREAREGAERIRVIVRDLQTFARADELRLGPVDVHAALEFGVSMAMTHLRSRAQVERSYGQVPPALAHEARLGQVFLHLLINAAHAIPSGDFERHRVTLTTRREGAWVLVEVSDTGLGMTPEVLQRAFEPFFTTRPVGEGSGLGLSICLGLVRSMHGELTATSIPGLGSTFQVRLPIAERPVHPGVPAVRAEEGASRKRVLVVDDEPQLTSVLRRILGRQHDVVVAHSGREALTLLEQDDAFDRIFCDLMMADLTGMDVHAELARRRPQLLSRFVFMTGGSFTDRARAFLQAVPLPRIEKPFEPGVLHALVESSPPRTG, from the coding sequence GTGGCCCTTCCGCTCCCGGATTCGCTCCTGGCCGCGCTGGAGGAGGCCGAGCGCGAACACCCCGAGGCGTGCATGGTGCTGCGTGCCGTGCGCTCCAACAGCGGCTCCATCCTCGACTTCGAGTGGCTGTGGGCGAACCCCGCCGCCGCGCGTGCGCTGGGCCGCGTCCCGGAGTTCCTCCCGGGCCGGCGCCTGGGCGAGGTGTCCTCGAAGGACGGCATCGCCGGCCGCATGGACCTGCTGCGCCAGGTGGTGGAGTCCGGCCGGCTGCACGCGGACCACTTCACCGAAGGGGACATCCTGATGCAGGGCACCGCGGTGCCCCTGCGGCGTGACGGGGTGCTGCTGCGCCTGCGCGACATCACCAGCTCCCAGCGGGTGGAGGAGGGGCTGCGCGAGACGCTGGACTGGGTGCGCGACGTGCTGGAGAGCATGCCGGACGTCTTCTTCACCGTGGACACGGACTGGCGCATCACCTACGTGAACCGCAACGCCGCCGCGCTCACCGGCCGCACCCCGGAGACCCTCTTCCGCCGCGTGCTGTGGGACGCGTGCCCGGAGCTGTGCGGCACCCCGTTCGAGCGCGCGCTGCGCGAGGTGGCCGCCGAGGAGAGCTACCGCCTCTTCGAGCTGCGCACCGGCCGGGACCGCTGGCACGACGTGCACGTCTGGTCCAGCGGCCGCAACATCTCCACCTACGCGCGCGACATCACCGACAAGAAGCGCGTGCAGGCGGAGCGCGACGCGCTGCTCGCCCGCGAGCGCTCCGGCCGCCTGGAGGCGGAGGCGCTCGCCCAGCGCCGCACGCACGAGCTGATGGCCGCGCGCGAGCGGCTGGTGCAGTCGGAGAAGCTGGCCATGGCGGGCCAGCTCGCCGCGGGCGTGGGCCACGAAATCAACAACCCCCTGTCCTACGTCACCGGCAACCTCCAGTTCGCGGTGGAGCAGCTCACGCCGCTCGCCCGCCGCCCGGACGCCGGCCCTGGGGCCCAGGGCGCCCTGAACGAGGCGCTGGAGGCGCTGCGCGAGGCGCGCGAGGGGGCGGAGCGGATCCGCGTCATCGTGCGCGACCTGCAGACCTTCGCCCGCGCGGACGAGCTGCGCCTGGGGCCCGTGGACGTGCACGCGGCGCTGGAGTTCGGCGTCTCCATGGCCATGACCCACCTGCGCAGCCGCGCCCAGGTGGAGCGCAGCTACGGCCAGGTGCCGCCCGCGCTGGCGCACGAGGCCCGCCTGGGCCAGGTGTTCCTCCACCTGCTCATCAACGCCGCGCACGCCATCCCCTCCGGCGACTTCGAGCGCCACCGCGTGACGCTCACCACCCGCCGCGAGGGCGCGTGGGTGCTGGTGGAGGTGTCCGACACCGGCCTGGGCATGACGCCGGAGGTGCTCCAGCGCGCCTTCGAGCCGTTCTTCACCACCCGTCCCGTGGGCGAGGGCAGCGGCCTGGGGCTGTCCATCTGCCTGGGGCTCGTGCGCAGCATGCACGGCGAGCTCACCGCCACCAGCATCCCGGGCCTGGGCAGCACCTTCCAGGTGCGGCTGCCCATCGCGGAGCGGCCCGTGCACCCGGGCGTGCCCGCGGTGCGCGCGGAGGAGGGCGCGTCACGCAAGCGCGTGCTCGTGGTGGACGACGAGCCTCAGCTCACCTCGGTGCTCCGGCGCATCCTCGGCCGGCAGCACGACGTGGTGGTGGCGCACAGCGGCCGGGAGGCGCTGACGCTGCTGGAGCAGGACGACGCCTTCGACCGCATCTTCTGCGACCTGATGATGGCGGACCTCACCGGCATGGACGTGCACGCGGAGCTGGCGCGGCGCCGGCCGCAGCTCCTGTCGCGCTTCGTGTTCATGACGGGCGGCAGCTTCACGGACCGCGCCCGCGCCTTCCTCCAGGCCGTGCCGCTGCCGCGCATCGAGAAGCCCTTCGAGCCCGGGGTGCTGCACGCGCTGGTGGAGTCCTCGCCGCCGCGCACCGGCTAG
- a CDS encoding suppressor of fused domain protein — translation MKVPETEEDFIQWYEDCWADRDEVEYPKLFGAIREEVDLLEGTGVLEGWLESELAQGTEMDPNWLPMGVRVAPPSAEYPYWTYVTSGLSNPFTVAPGEELADDARSGLGYEMVIHTPEEERWPVLRLLDMMAYNLVCARLFAMGHRYPVDGTLTGGETKLAGFVFVKDANRPSHFTLPSGQVELLTLVGVTKNEMAFARSNGMDSLMKRLADPANPSTAYITRPERDEVKL, via the coding sequence ATGAAAGTCCCGGAGACAGAGGAAGACTTCATCCAGTGGTACGAAGACTGCTGGGCGGACCGCGACGAGGTGGAGTACCCGAAGCTGTTCGGCGCCATCCGAGAGGAAGTAGACCTCCTGGAGGGCACCGGCGTGCTGGAGGGGTGGCTGGAGAGCGAGCTGGCCCAGGGAACGGAGATGGATCCGAACTGGCTGCCCATGGGCGTGCGTGTGGCGCCCCCCAGCGCGGAGTACCCCTACTGGACCTACGTGACGAGCGGCCTGTCCAACCCCTTCACGGTGGCCCCCGGCGAGGAGCTGGCGGACGACGCCCGCAGCGGCCTGGGCTACGAGATGGTCATCCACACGCCCGAGGAGGAGCGCTGGCCGGTGCTGCGCCTGCTGGACATGATGGCCTACAACCTCGTGTGCGCGCGGCTGTTCGCCATGGGCCACCGCTACCCGGTGGACGGCACCCTCACTGGCGGTGAGACGAAGCTCGCGGGCTTCGTGTTCGTCAAGGACGCCAACCGCCCCAGCCACTTCACCCTGCCCAGCGGCCAGGTGGAGCTGCTCACGCTGGTGGGCGTGACGAAGAACGAGATGGCCTTCGCGCGCTCCAACGGCATGGACAGCCTGATGAAGCGGCTGGCCGACCCCGCGAACCCGAGCACCGCGTACATCACGCGGCCGGAGCGCGACGAGGTGAAGCTGTAG
- a CDS encoding GNAT family N-acetyltransferase, translating into MPADTPLQVRILDAIRDVPAAQWDALVAEGAPPFVRHAWLSAMEESGSATEDTGWAPHHLTLWRGKKLVAAAPAYLKFHSMGEYIYDFGWANAAAQLGVEYYPKLLVGGPLSPATVPRFLTAPGEDAGSLRRALLQAAVDSAQEQDCSGVHVLYPTDEEADFLEEAGLARRITLQFHWKNPGYKSYDDYLARFDSKRRNQLKRERGAAATQGIQLRTVRGADLTEEHARRAYTFYTSTCERHAWGQVQLTPGFFERVFRDLPHAVEMVEAVKDGKVIAGAFNLATPERLYGRYWGCTEEHPFLHFNVCLYHSVDDCIRSGRKVFEPGAGGEHKVSRGFEPTAVHSAHLIFDKRLDKAVRSFLRMEHARLAPAVEEAERICGLKPWGALPAPGSTGT; encoded by the coding sequence GTGCCCGCCGACACCCCGCTCCAGGTCCGCATTCTCGATGCCATCCGTGATGTCCCGGCCGCCCAGTGGGATGCCCTGGTCGCCGAGGGCGCGCCCCCCTTCGTGCGCCACGCCTGGCTGTCCGCCATGGAGGAGAGCGGCAGCGCCACCGAGGACACCGGCTGGGCCCCGCACCACCTGACGCTGTGGCGGGGAAAGAAGCTGGTCGCCGCCGCGCCCGCCTACCTCAAGTTCCACAGCATGGGCGAGTACATCTACGACTTCGGCTGGGCCAACGCCGCCGCCCAGCTGGGCGTGGAGTACTACCCGAAGCTGCTCGTGGGTGGCCCCCTGTCCCCCGCCACCGTGCCGCGCTTCCTCACCGCCCCGGGCGAGGACGCGGGAAGCCTGCGCCGCGCGCTCCTCCAGGCCGCCGTGGACAGCGCCCAGGAGCAGGACTGCTCCGGCGTGCACGTGCTCTACCCCACGGATGAAGAGGCGGACTTCCTGGAGGAGGCCGGGCTCGCGCGCCGCATCACGCTCCAGTTCCATTGGAAGAACCCGGGCTACAAGAGCTACGACGACTACCTGGCCCGCTTCGACTCCAAGCGCCGCAACCAGCTCAAGCGCGAGCGCGGCGCCGCGGCCACCCAGGGCATCCAGCTGCGCACCGTGCGGGGCGCGGACCTGACAGAGGAGCACGCCCGGCGCGCGTACACCTTCTACACGTCCACCTGCGAGCGCCACGCCTGGGGCCAGGTGCAGCTCACCCCGGGCTTCTTCGAGCGCGTCTTCCGCGACCTGCCCCACGCGGTGGAGATGGTGGAGGCGGTGAAGGACGGGAAGGTCATCGCCGGGGCCTTCAACCTGGCCACGCCGGAGCGGCTCTACGGCCGCTACTGGGGCTGCACGGAAGAGCACCCCTTCCTGCACTTCAACGTCTGCTTGTATCACTCGGTGGATGACTGCATCCGCTCGGGGCGCAAGGTGTTCGAGCCCGGCGCGGGCGGCGAACACAAGGTGTCGCGCGGCTTCGAGCCCACCGCCGTGCACAGCGCCCACCTGATTTTCGACAAGCGCCTGGACAAGGCCGTGCGGAGCTTCCTGCGCATGGAGCACGCGCGGCTGGCCCCCGCCGTGGAGGAGGCGGAGCGCATCTGCGGCCTCAAGCCGTGGGGCGCCCTCCCGGCCCCCGGGTCCACCGGAACCTGA
- a CDS encoding winged helix-turn-helix transcriptional regulator: protein MKASKGSQLLEKVKQRGDLYAAACPSRGVLEHVTSQWGVLVLVALKEEGTHRFSELRRKVGGVSEKMLAQTLQALEQDGFVHREAHPVIPPHVDYSLTPLGEEVAVHVEALTTWIEDNLPRVMTARTKAPARKKAS from the coding sequence ATGAAGGCGAGCAAGGGCAGTCAGCTGCTGGAGAAGGTGAAGCAACGCGGGGACCTGTACGCGGCGGCGTGCCCCTCGCGCGGCGTCCTGGAGCACGTCACCAGCCAGTGGGGCGTGCTGGTGCTCGTCGCGCTCAAGGAGGAGGGCACCCACCGCTTCAGCGAGCTGCGCCGCAAGGTGGGCGGGGTGAGTGAGAAGATGCTCGCCCAGACGCTCCAGGCCCTGGAGCAGGACGGCTTCGTCCACCGCGAGGCCCACCCCGTGATTCCCCCTCATGTGGACTACAGCCTCACCCCCCTGGGGGAGGAGGTCGCCGTCCACGTGGAGGCGCTGACCACCTGGATTGAAGACAACCTCCCCCGGGTGATGACCGCCCGGACGAAGGCCCCTGCCCGCAAGAAGGCCTCGTAG